The Bradyrhizobium diazoefficiens genome contains the following window.
TCGCTGCGGGGGCTCAGAGCTGCAGCGCACGAAAGGCAGTGAGGGTCGAGCCGTTACCGGTCGGATCATCGTATCCCGTGCAGCGCCCGTCTCTCTGCGAATCGTCGACCATGGCATCTCCAATCATCTCGACAGTGCCAACCGCTGTGCCCCACCCAGCTCACAACCGCGCGATCGAAGATATCCATTGTTTGAATGGCTCTCTATAACACTAGAGACCGTTCGGCGAGACAGTTCGTTTTGGTTCAGCCATCGACCGCAAGAATGGGCGGTAAAATCTCTCGTTCGGAGTCGGCATCGATCGCTACGTACCGCGATATCGTGACGAGTAGATACAAACCTCAAGGTATTCTCGTCAGAGCAAGGCGTGACCATTGCCAGCGTGCCTGATCGCTCGCACCGATGGTGTGCAACCCGAAGAGCCAGCCCTGGGCGCTCCGCGCCGAAATCACTCCCCAACGGGGTCACGGCATCGACCTCAATTCGGGCGGTGGCTCCATCTGTCTCGCTCTACGGCCTGGAGAGGTTTTTCGACATTTCTCAGGATCGCGACGCGGCATTTGTCGAGCAACTCCTTCGTGTATGCGGCGCCGAAATAGTCCAGGAGGAAGGTGCCAGCGTAGCTCAGATCATCAAGGTGGCTGATTATCCTATCGAGCATTGCACCAATTTCTCCAACACGGTCGCGATAGCGTGCGCGGATCACGTTAACGGCGTTCATCGAGTGAATCGCCTCGTCGGCAACCACCTCTCGCAGCCAATGAAGGAAGATGTCGTTGCGAAGTTCGGTATAGAACGGCTTCTCTGCGGCATAGGCATGGCAAGTGCACATCTCATCGAATGCGATCATAACCATCACAGAGAACTCGTCGGTGAGGTGATCATTGATCGCACCGAAATCATGCGGTCGAGCCTCCAATCTCTCTCGGAGGTTCCTCTCGGATCCATTGGCGACAAGTTCAATGATGCGGACAAAGCCATCGGTGTGACGCTCTTCGTCCGCGGCCCAGACAGTAAAAAACGCCCGAGCTTCATCGGTGGCAATCAGATTGCGGACGGATAACTCGGATTTCAAATGCCTGGCGTCATACTCCGTGTACAGGTCAGGCCACAATTTATTCCAACGTGCGCGCACAACCGATGGTTCGGCGCTGAACATCGCCGGCGTAAGAGCATTGAACAATTCTTTTGGACTCCAGTTCCGTCGAAGCGGCGTGATCATCCGATTGCTCCTAAGCGTAAGCGCTACGAGCGGCTCTGTTGACCAGTTGTCCTTCCAAATGTTGGCAAAGAAGTGTGCCACACACAAAACATAGCCGTCGCCTCCTTGTTTTGGTGGGGTACAATTCCGGACGCTGCACCATTCGGCTCGGCCTGAAGTGTTGCCTTGAATGGCCCAGTACGGAATCTTCGAGGGCGCACCGCCGCGCCAATAATGCTCGCGATTCCGGGAAGTTGTGGGGATGACTTCATCAGCTCAGGCCGTCTGACCACGCCTCAGGTCGTGGACCATTTCTATGGGGCGAGTCGATCATATTCGGAAGCGCGCGCACTGTTGGCGCGGCATGGCCAGGTCATGATCGCGCCGCGTACCATGGGTGCTCCTCCAGGCGGCGATCTGTGCCCAAACCGGGCTCTACTGGGGTAACGGTGCCGGACCTGCTGCACCGGGCGCCGTGAAAAAGCGCAAAGCCTGATCGACCTGCTGCCCCCGAAAACACGCGAAGTGCGTCTACCTGCTGCATCCCGACGATAGTCAAAGCAAGGCTAGTGGCTTGGCGGCGCACTCGTTTCGCGCAATATCAAATCCACGTCCACATCTACGTGACGAGGTTTGGAGTTGTTTTCCAGCAATCCAATCAAGGTTTGTGCCGACAGGCGGCCAATCTCATCCGCTGGAATGCGCAGGGTTGTGAGCGATGGGACCAGGTGCGCCGCCAAGTCCAAATCATCGTAGCCCGTGATGGAGAGATCTTGCGGCACCCGGATCTTAAGTCTCAAGCACTCCAGCAGAGCTCCTGTGGCAAGCACGTCGTTCCCGCACAAGATCGCCGTTGGCGGGCTGGAGTTTTCCATCAACTGACGAAGAGCTCGTCCGCTGTCGGCGAGATCGTAGCGGCACTCCACGATATAATCATCGTGGATTTCTATGTTCTTCTGGCGAAACGCAGAGATGAAGCCTTCAACGCGATCCCTTGCACGATCGTTATCAGAAGCAATGCCGCCGATGATGCCGATTCTTCGATGGCCAATCTGTGCCAGATGATCGGCGATTCGCGTCCCGCCGGCCTTGTTGCTCCATCCCACCGTGGACCATTCGCTTTTCGGTTCGTACACACACATCAAAACGAGCGGAATTTGCTTTCGGCGAATCTGATCGAATGCATCTTTCTTGTGCGTTTGCCCGACGAGTATCATGGCATCAACGCCTCGCTCGATTAGCGCGCGAACGCTCTCGAGCTCGCGGGCGAGAGAGTATTCGTGAGTTGCGACGAAGAGAACGAGTCCTTGTTGTTCCAGGCTCTGCTGTAGCGCGGTGACCATCCTGGAATAAATTGCGCCATTGATGGTCGGCACAACCACACCGACGGTTCGCGTGCTTTTGCTCGCCAAGGCGCGAGCTAATCCGTTGGGGATGTATCCCAGAGTCTTAATCGAGGCGCGCACCTTCTCGACAATGTCGGCGCCCACGCGATCCGGCCGATTTATCACGCGAGAAACTGTCGCGAGCGATACCCCGGCGCTTCGCGCGACATCCTCCATCGTTGGGGCGCCAGCCGTCGGCTTCGATCCAGCCCGAGTTCTTCGCTCAGCCAAACGTCTTTCTCCTAACAAATTGAATTTACAATAATTATAGCGATGGAAGCGCATTCACAAGCCCGAGTGGGGCGGTTTTGGCTTAGTCCTCATCCAGGAAAAGTCGCGATCCTTGAGCGTAAAAACCGTTCGTGCGGCGATAAAGCGCATTCATGAATGGACATTTACATGTGCGGACATTGCTTAAAAAAAGGGACTTGACTGTGAAAGCGCTTTCTTGTGAAATCGCATTCACAGATAAACACCCCCTGGAGGATTGCGCTAATGAAGAAATCTCGTTCGCCACTGTTCTCACCTCTCAAGCTGAAAGGTGTGACGTTGCCCAATCGCATCGTCGTATCCCCGATGTGCCTCTATTCAGCAGTCGATGGCTTCGCCAACGACTGGCACTTTGTTCACTACGGGAAGCTGGCAACAGGAGGCTCCGGGCTCGTTCTCGTCGAGGCGACTGGCGTGGAGCCGGAAGGTCGAATTACGCACGGCTGCACCGGTCTCTGGAACGATGCGCAGAAGGAGCCGCTGAAGAGGATCGCGGACTTCATCCGAAAAGAAGGATCTGTGCCTGGAATTCAGCTGGGACATGCCGGCAGAAAGGCAAGCAGCCAGAGGCCTTGGCAAGGAGCGGAAGCTCTCGGTGACGCCGAGGCCGCCAAAGGAGAAGGTCCCTGGCGCATGGTCGCGCCGTCTGCAATTGCGGCGAATCCAAAGCGGGCGGCGCCCGTTGAGCTTGATCGCGAAGAGATGCGTCGCATTGTTGAGTCTTGGGGCTCGGCCGCGAGGCGGGCCAGCGAGTGTGGCTACGATGTCGTGGAAATCCACGGTGCGCACGGCTACTTGATCCACTCCTTCCTGTCCGCCGTCAGCAATCGTCGGACCGACGAATACGGCGGTAGCCTTGAAAACCGCATGCGCTATCCGTTGGAGATCGCAAAGGCTGTTAGGGACAATTGGCCAGCAGACAAGCCGGCGTTCTTCCGAATTTCTGCAATCGACGGCCTTGAGGAAAGCTGGACCATCGAAGACACGTTCGTCTTCTCGGGTCATCTGCGGGAGATGGGTTACGATGTGGTCGACTGCTCTTCGGGCGGCATCGACGCAGAGCGATCCCGTACCGTCGCCACGGCTCTAACTCGCCGGCCTGGTTTCCAGGTTCCCTTCGCCGAGCAGGTCCGTGCGAAGGTGGGCATCATGACCGCGGCCGTAGGATTGATCGTGAACCCCAAGCACGCGGAGTCGATCGTTGCAAACGGGCAGGCGGATCTGGTCTGTCTGGGGCGCGAACTGCTGTTCAATCCGCAGTGGCCGATCCAGGCTGCTGTCGAGCTTGAGGGGCTCGATGCCTACGACATTTGGCCGCCGCAGTACGAGTGGAGCCTTCGCAAGCGAGCCGAATGGATTGCGAAGTACCGAGCGACTGAAGTGCAGGCCGCCGAGTAGCGTTGTCTTGGACGGGACAGTATCATGACTGATATCGCCGACGCCGACGCGCGCCTCCTAAAGTGGTTTGATAATCATCAGGGGGAGATGGTCTCGTTGCTCGAGGAGCTGGTCAACACTGACTCTGGCTCTGCCGACAAAGCGGGCGTCGATAAAGCTGGCTCCGTCCTCATTCGCTTCCTAAACGATGCTGGAATTTCCACCAGCGTTGTTCACGATGAGAAACGTGGTGATGCTATCGTCGCCACGGTTCAGCAATCGGTTGCTTCCAACGAGCAGCCGATTGTGCTCCTGGGACATCGAGATACAGTCTTCGAGAAGGGTGAGGCCTCTCGAAGACCATTTCACGTGCGCGATGGTCGTGCCTTTGGTCCCGGCGTCAATGACATGAAGCCCGGTGTCGTCGTCAATGCGTTCATGCTCGCTGCCTTCAAGGAACTGGGAGGGCTTCGGACGCCGCTCACTGGCCTATTTACCGGTGACGAGGAGATCGCCTCACCGTTCTCTCGTCCGATCATCGAGCGGCATGCCAACGGGGCCGTTGCCGTGTTTAATACTGAGCCGGCTCGACCAAACGGAAACATTGTTACGCGGCGAAAAGGAGCCGTCTTCTCCGTCCTCGAGATCTTTGGCAAGGCGGCTCACTCTGGTGTCAATTTCTTCGACGGCGCGTCCGCGATCAACGAACTCGCCGACAAGATCGTTCGGCTTAAGGGAGTAACCGACGAGCGAAAAGGAATAACTCTGAACGTCGGACTCGTCCGCGGTGGCCAAACCGTCAACACGGTAGCGCCTTACGCCGCCGCTGAAATTGATCTGCGCTTCGTCGAACAACAGGATCGTGCGTCTGCTCTGAGC
Protein-coding sequences here:
- a CDS encoding LacI family DNA-binding transcriptional regulator, with the protein product MEDVARSAGVSLATVSRVINRPDRVGADIVEKVRASIKTLGYIPNGLARALASKSTRTVGVVVPTINGAIYSRMVTALQQSLEQQGLVLFVATHEYSLARELESVRALIERGVDAMILVGQTHKKDAFDQIRRKQIPLVLMCVYEPKSEWSTVGWSNKAGGTRIADHLAQIGHRRIGIIGGIASDNDRARDRVEGFISAFRQKNIEIHDDYIVECRYDLADSGRALRQLMENSSPPTAILCGNDVLATGALLECLRLKIRVPQDLSITGYDDLDLAAHLVPSLTTLRIPADEIGRLSAQTLIGLLENNSKPRHVDVDVDLILRETSAPPSH
- a CDS encoding NADH:flavin oxidoreductase/NADH oxidase gives rise to the protein MKKSRSPLFSPLKLKGVTLPNRIVVSPMCLYSAVDGFANDWHFVHYGKLATGGSGLVLVEATGVEPEGRITHGCTGLWNDAQKEPLKRIADFIRKEGSVPGIQLGHAGRKASSQRPWQGAEALGDAEAAKGEGPWRMVAPSAIAANPKRAAPVELDREEMRRIVESWGSAARRASECGYDVVEIHGAHGYLIHSFLSAVSNRRTDEYGGSLENRMRYPLEIAKAVRDNWPADKPAFFRISAIDGLEESWTIEDTFVFSGHLREMGYDVVDCSSGGIDAERSRTVATALTRRPGFQVPFAEQVRAKVGIMTAAVGLIVNPKHAESIVANGQADLVCLGRELLFNPQWPIQAAVELEGLDAYDIWPPQYEWSLRKRAEWIAKYRATEVQAAE
- a CDS encoding M20 family metallopeptidase yields the protein MTDIADADARLLKWFDNHQGEMVSLLEELVNTDSGSADKAGVDKAGSVLIRFLNDAGISTSVVHDEKRGDAIVATVQQSVASNEQPIVLLGHRDTVFEKGEASRRPFHVRDGRAFGPGVNDMKPGVVVNAFMLAAFKELGGLRTPLTGLFTGDEEIASPFSRPIIERHANGAVAVFNTEPARPNGNIVTRRKGAVFSVLEIFGKAAHSGVNFFDGASAINELADKIVRLKGVTDERKGITLNVGLVRGGQTVNTVAPYAAAEIDLRFVEQQDRASALSRILEITEDCRTAETSAKLTIKGEFLPLEETSASKALFDIYKTAAAHLGIQVEGELTGGCSDSGFASAQGAPTLCGVGPVGGKSHSPLEYVELPTLLDRAKVLALAIHRVSAERCQCSGANFIQH